The following are encoded together in the Bradyrhizobium sp. CCGUVB1N3 genome:
- a CDS encoding helix-turn-helix transcriptional regulator has protein sequence MIEADIFKALADPTRRKVFEKLAGGSLNASALRDGLEISQPAMSQHLAVLRAAGLVREQRQGRFVNYEVDPDGIATIGTWLARYRAYWPKRMEALGDLLKDMDQ, from the coding sequence ATGATCGAAGCCGACATCTTCAAGGCGCTGGCCGACCCGACGCGCCGAAAGGTTTTTGAAAAGCTCGCTGGCGGAAGCCTGAATGCCAGCGCTTTGCGCGACGGATTGGAGATCAGCCAACCGGCGATGTCGCAGCACCTCGCGGTTCTGCGTGCAGCAGGTCTCGTGCGCGAACAGCGGCAGGGCCGATTTGTGAACTACGAGGTCGACCCGGACGGCATCGCCACCATCGGGACATGGCTTGCGCGCTATCGCGCCTACTGGCCGAAGCGCATGGAAGCGCTCGGCGACCTGTTGAAGGACATGGATCAGTAA
- a CDS encoding P-II family nitrogen regulator: protein MKLVVAIIKPFKLDEVRQALTAIGVHGMTVTEVKGYGRQKGHTEIYRGAEYVVNFLPKLRIEIAVPSDIAEKAVNVITSTARTGQIGDGKIFVTPIDHALRIRTGETDSDAL from the coding sequence ATGAAACTCGTCGTCGCGATCATCAAACCCTTCAAGCTGGATGAGGTCCGCCAGGCGCTGACGGCGATCGGCGTGCACGGCATGACCGTCACCGAAGTGAAGGGCTACGGCCGCCAGAAGGGTCACACCGAGATCTATCGCGGCGCCGAATATGTCGTGAACTTCCTGCCCAAGCTCAGGATCGAAATCGCGGTCCCCTCCGACATCGCCGAGAAGGCCGTCAACGTCATCACCTCGACGGCGCGCACCGGGCAGATCGGCGACGGCAAGATCTTCGTCACGCCGATCGACCACGCGCTGCGCATCCGCACCGGCGAGACCGACAGCGACGCACTCTGA
- a CDS encoding DUF4339 domain-containing protein, which yields MASWFYAAEGKQQGPYPDGQFRDLIAQGVVRPDTLVWTEGMAGWQKAAEIPGLMAGGGAPPIVPAGGPPAMASSGGYSGGGGYSGGGAALSVDFGILEFTWRSIVMLIGMILVIPAPWVFVWYTQWIVSCVKVPGRPNLSFTGNAMTLVPWYFGFVVLLIAVNFIGIQLLNTLTSILEIVLAWLLIKWMVANLASNGQPIGLSFTGPVWTYIGWNLLFAISIITIIGWAWVAVAQIRWMCRNIEGTRRDIVFKGTGLEMLWRGIVTAILCFFIIPIPWVYRWMMGWMASQTELAPKGSV from the coding sequence ATGGCGAGTTGGTTCTACGCAGCCGAGGGCAAGCAGCAGGGGCCCTATCCGGACGGTCAGTTCCGCGATCTCATTGCCCAGGGCGTGGTCCGCCCAGACACGCTGGTGTGGACCGAGGGCATGGCGGGCTGGCAAAAGGCTGCCGAAATTCCGGGATTGATGGCTGGCGGCGGCGCGCCGCCGATCGTTCCGGCGGGCGGTCCGCCGGCGATGGCCTCCAGCGGGGGCTATAGCGGCGGTGGCGGTTACAGCGGCGGTGGCGCCGCGCTCTCGGTCGATTTCGGCATCCTGGAGTTCACCTGGCGCAGCATCGTCATGCTGATCGGCATGATCCTGGTCATCCCGGCGCCGTGGGTGTTCGTCTGGTACACGCAATGGATCGTGTCCTGCGTGAAGGTTCCGGGACGGCCGAATCTCAGCTTCACCGGCAATGCGATGACGCTGGTGCCCTGGTATTTCGGCTTCGTCGTTCTGTTGATCGCCGTCAACTTCATTGGCATCCAGTTGCTCAACACCCTGACCTCCATTCTCGAGATCGTGCTGGCTTGGCTGCTGATCAAATGGATGGTCGCGAACCTCGCCTCCAACGGGCAGCCGATCGGCCTCAGCTTCACGGGCCCGGTCTGGACCTATATCGGCTGGAACCTGCTGTTCGCGATCTCCATCATCACCATCATCGGCTGGGCATGGGTCGCCGTGGCACAGATCCGCTGGATGTGCCGCAACATCGAGGGCACGCGGCGCGACATCGTCTTCAAGGGCACCGGACTCGAGATGCTCTGGCGCGGGATCGTGACCGCCATCCTCTGCTTCTTCATCATCCCGATTCCCTGGGTGTATCGCTGGATGATGGGCTGGATGGCGTCGCAGACCGAGCTCGCGCCGAAGGGATCGGTCTAG
- the tesB gene encoding acyl-CoA thioesterase II — MSKSLIDLISILDIEPLEVNLFRGNSPKTSWQRVFGGQVIGQAMVAACRTVEGRLPHSLHCYFILPGDPQVPIIYQVERLRDGKSYSTRRVTAIQHGNAIFSIMVSFHAEEEGAFDHQDKMPDVPPPEKLTAEEVSKQPIFREMPEFIRRYYESDRPIELRPVELSRYFGQKIEDGRIHVWIRTAATLPDDPALHMCALAYASDFSLLDAVMARYGRTLFDKRMMPASLDHAMWFHRPFRADEWLLYSQDSPSAQSGRGLTRGLIFKPDGTLVASVAQEGSVRERKA, encoded by the coding sequence ATGTCCAAAAGCCTGATCGACCTCATCTCCATCCTCGATATCGAGCCGCTCGAGGTGAATTTGTTCCGCGGCAACAGCCCGAAGACGAGCTGGCAGCGGGTGTTCGGCGGACAGGTGATCGGGCAGGCGATGGTCGCGGCCTGCCGCACCGTGGAGGGCCGGCTGCCGCATTCGCTGCATTGCTATTTCATCCTGCCGGGCGACCCGCAGGTGCCGATCATCTACCAGGTCGAACGCCTGCGCGACGGCAAGAGTTATTCGACACGACGCGTCACCGCGATCCAGCATGGCAATGCGATCTTCTCGATCATGGTCTCGTTCCATGCCGAGGAGGAGGGCGCTTTCGACCACCAGGACAAGATGCCGGATGTGCCACCGCCGGAGAAGCTGACGGCGGAGGAAGTGTCGAAGCAGCCGATCTTCCGCGAGATGCCGGAATTCATCCGCCGCTATTACGAATCCGATCGTCCGATCGAGCTGCGCCCGGTCGAGCTCAGCCGTTATTTCGGCCAGAAGATCGAGGACGGCCGCATTCACGTCTGGATCAGGACCGCGGCGACATTGCCGGATGATCCGGCGCTGCACATGTGCGCGCTCGCTTATGCCTCGGACTTCTCGCTGCTCGATGCGGTGATGGCGCGCTACGGCCGCACGCTGTTCGACAAGCGCATGATGCCGGCGAGCCTCGATCACGCGATGTGGTTTCACCGGCCGTTCCGCGCCGACGAATGGCTGCTCTACTCGCAGGATTCGCCGAGTGCGCAATCAGGCCGCGGCTTGACCCGCGGCCTGATCTTCAAGCCCGATGGCACGCTGGTGGCCTCCGTCGCGCAGGAAGGCTCCGTGCGCGAGCGGAAGGCCTGA
- a CDS encoding ubiquinone biosynthesis hydroxylase translates to MSVQGSIVIGGGAFAGLALALALRQGLGPEIPVIVADPALAIRPSRDPRATAIVAACRRLFEAIGTWDDVKGGAQPILDMVVTDSKLEDATRPVFLTFAGDVEPGEPFAHMIENRQLIDVLVKRAEAEGVDLRATTVASYDARPDGIDVTLGDGSVVAASLLIAADGAKSKLRERAGIATHGWEYDQSGIVVTVGHERDHEGRAEEHFLPAGPFAILPLTGKRSSLVWTEGRTEAARITALSEDEFHSELEQRFGLHLGEIKALDKPRAFPLSYFVARSFIAERLALVGDAAHVIHPIAGQGLNMGLKDVAALAEVVVDAARLGMDIGQSDVLERYQRWRRFDTMAMGVATNSLNFLFSNRSTLLRTVRDIGLGIVDRAPPLKNLFIRQAAGLTGEVPKLLKGEAL, encoded by the coding sequence ATGTCAGTACAGGGTAGCATTGTCATCGGCGGCGGCGCATTTGCGGGCCTCGCCCTCGCGCTCGCATTGCGCCAGGGCCTCGGTCCAGAGATTCCCGTGATCGTCGCCGATCCGGCGCTGGCCATACGGCCGAGCCGCGACCCGCGCGCTACCGCCATCGTCGCGGCCTGCCGCCGCCTGTTCGAGGCGATCGGCACCTGGGACGACGTCAAGGGCGGCGCGCAGCCGATCCTCGACATGGTCGTGACCGATTCCAAGCTGGAGGACGCCACGCGTCCGGTGTTTTTGACCTTCGCCGGCGATGTCGAGCCCGGCGAGCCCTTTGCTCACATGATCGAGAACCGCCAGCTCATCGACGTGCTGGTCAAGCGCGCTGAGGCCGAAGGCGTCGATCTTCGCGCCACCACTGTTGCGTCCTACGATGCGCGCCCCGATGGCATCGATGTCACGCTCGGCGATGGCAGCGTGGTCGCGGCGAGCCTGTTGATCGCGGCCGATGGCGCGAAGTCAAAGCTGCGCGAGCGCGCCGGCATCGCCACCCATGGCTGGGAATACGATCAATCCGGCATCGTCGTCACGGTCGGCCATGAGCGCGATCATGAGGGTCGCGCCGAGGAGCATTTCTTGCCCGCCGGCCCGTTCGCGATCCTGCCGCTGACAGGAAAACGCTCTTCGCTGGTGTGGACCGAGGGCCGCACGGAGGCCGCGCGCATCACGGCGTTGAGTGAGGACGAATTCCACAGCGAGCTCGAGCAGCGCTTTGGCCTGCATCTCGGCGAGATCAAGGCGCTGGACAAGCCGCGCGCCTTCCCGCTGTCCTATTTCGTCGCGCGCTCCTTCATCGCCGAGCGCCTCGCGCTGGTCGGCGATGCCGCGCATGTCATCCATCCCATCGCCGGCCAAGGCCTCAACATGGGCCTGAAGGACGTCGCAGCCCTCGCCGAAGTGGTCGTCGATGCCGCGCGGCTCGGCATGGATATCGGCCAGAGCGACGTGCTCGAGCGCTATCAGCGCTGGCGGCGCTTCGACACCATGGCGATGGGGGTAGCGACCAATTCGCTGAACTTCCTGTTCTCCAACAGGTCGACGCTTCTCCGCACCGTGCGCGACATTGGCCTGGGCATCGTCGACCGCGCCCCGCCGCTGAAGAATCTCTTCATCCGCCAGGCCGCCGGCCTCACCGGCGAAGTGCCGAAATTGTTGAAGGGCGAGGCGTTGTAG
- a CDS encoding Trm112 family protein → MTTPNERPEATVDPKLLEILVCPLTKGPLEFDAAKQELISRSAKLAYPIRDGIPIMLPEEARKID, encoded by the coding sequence ATGACCACGCCAAACGAACGCCCCGAAGCCACCGTCGATCCCAAGCTCTTGGAGATCCTGGTGTGCCCGCTGACCAAGGGGCCGCTCGAATTCGACGCCGCCAAGCAGGAGCTGATCTCGCGCTCCGCCAAGCTCGCCTATCCCATCCGCGACGGCATCCCGATCATGCTGCCGGAAGAGGCGCGGAAGATTGATTGA
- a CDS encoding cupredoxin domain-containing protein — MFASLTTRTFAFAALCVAAMLPLSAANAQQATELQITYDGAFQPSELRAPAGKPITVKVKNNTAKAMEFESKTLKVEKVIPSKGEAVVNVRAQKAGRYEFFDEFNEKARGNLVVE; from the coding sequence ATGTTTGCTTCGCTCACGACAAGGACTTTCGCCTTCGCCGCGCTCTGCGTCGCCGCGATGCTGCCGCTCTCTGCGGCGAACGCGCAGCAGGCCACCGAACTCCAGATCACCTATGACGGCGCGTTCCAGCCGAGCGAGCTGCGCGCCCCGGCCGGCAAGCCGATCACCGTCAAGGTCAAGAACAACACCGCCAAGGCGATGGAGTTCGAGAGCAAGACGCTGAAGGTCGAGAAGGTCATTCCGTCGAAGGGCGAAGCCGTCGTCAACGTCCGTGCCCAGAAGGCCGGCCGCTACGAGTTCTTCGACGAGTTCAACGAGAAGGCGCGCGGCAACCTCGTCGTCGAATAG
- a CDS encoding FTR1 family protein, which yields MLAALIIVFREVFEAGLIIGIVLAVTRSVKHRNRWIAGGVLAGVLGACVVAAFAGALSQLFEGMGQELFNAAILGVAVIMLTWHNVWMARHGKEMAGELRAVGQAVAEGSKSLLALAVVVGVAVLREGSEVALFLYGVAASDGGTAMSLFSGGLLGLVLGGAVCLLTYFGLLRIPPRALFTTTTVLITLLAAGMAAQAVSFLERANWLTALDTVVWDTSWLLSEDSILGRTLHTLIGYTDQPTGMQLVIYAAVVLVTIALMRLIGSEPPRRAVAAG from the coding sequence GTGCTCGCCGCGCTCATCATCGTCTTCCGCGAGGTTTTCGAGGCCGGTCTGATCATCGGCATCGTGCTCGCGGTGACGCGCTCGGTTAAGCATCGCAATCGCTGGATCGCCGGCGGCGTGCTGGCGGGCGTTCTGGGCGCATGCGTGGTCGCGGCGTTCGCGGGTGCCCTGTCGCAGCTCTTCGAGGGCATGGGGCAGGAACTGTTCAACGCGGCGATTCTCGGCGTCGCTGTCATCATGCTGACCTGGCACAACGTCTGGATGGCGCGGCACGGCAAGGAGATGGCGGGCGAACTGCGTGCCGTTGGTCAGGCGGTCGCCGAAGGCTCCAAATCGCTGCTGGCGCTCGCTGTGGTCGTCGGGGTCGCGGTGCTGCGTGAAGGCAGCGAGGTGGCGCTGTTTCTCTATGGCGTTGCCGCATCCGATGGCGGCACGGCGATGAGCCTGTTTTCGGGCGGCCTGCTCGGTCTCGTGCTCGGCGGCGCGGTGTGCCTCCTCACTTATTTCGGCCTCTTGCGGATTCCGCCGCGCGCGCTGTTTACGACCACGACGGTGCTCATCACCCTGCTCGCGGCCGGCATGGCCGCGCAGGCGGTCTCGTTCCTCGAGCGTGCCAACTGGCTCACCGCGCTCGACACCGTGGTGTGGGACACGAGCTGGCTGCTCTCCGAGGACAGCATTTTGGGCCGCACCCTGCACACGCTGATCGGCTACACCGACCAGCCGACCGGGATGCAGCTCGTGATCTACGCCGCCGTCGTCCTGGTCACGATCGCCCTGATGCGCCTGATCGGATCCGAGCCGCCCCGGCGCGCCGTCGCCGCAGGCTGA
- a CDS encoding TetR/AcrR family transcriptional regulator: MADQLSAQDWVDLGLKTLAKSGFTALKADPLAKAMGVSRGSFYWHFADLAAFHAAILSRWREVATEQIIAAVEAAKSENEDEGRSADPLAVLLKLTFGSKLVLEKAVRSWAANDARARAAVVAVDRRRLDYIESLLKQAGLTEEVARPRAQILFWAFFGFALSDQMLPADKQQAALDELLRIVAR; encoded by the coding sequence ATGGCCGATCAGCTCTCGGCGCAGGATTGGGTCGATCTGGGCCTGAAGACGCTGGCAAAAAGTGGTTTCACGGCGTTGAAAGCCGATCCGCTGGCGAAGGCGATGGGGGTTTCCCGCGGCAGCTTCTACTGGCACTTTGCCGATCTCGCCGCATTCCATGCCGCCATCCTCTCCCGCTGGCGCGAAGTCGCCACCGAGCAGATCATCGCCGCCGTCGAGGCGGCAAAGAGCGAGAACGAGGACGAGGGCAGGAGCGCGGACCCGCTCGCGGTGCTGCTGAAATTGACCTTCGGCAGCAAGCTCGTGCTGGAGAAGGCGGTACGGAGCTGGGCCGCCAACGATGCGCGGGCGCGCGCCGCGGTCGTCGCGGTCGATCGCCGCAGGCTCGACTATATCGAGAGCCTTTTGAAGCAGGCCGGGCTCACTGAGGAGGTCGCCCGCCCCCGGGCGCAGATCCTGTTCTGGGCGTTCTTCGGCTTTGCGCTTTCGGACCAGATGCTGCCGGCGGACAAGCAGCAGGCCGCGCTCGACGAGCTCCTGCGAATTGTCGCACGATGA
- a CDS encoding PaaI family thioesterase: MEQRDHSDAGFDLWHLAAINAWANFNLCAGFEVVAAANGEAEIRMKWNDSFTQYSGHLHAGMIAALLDTACGFAAATEVGSVTASHFSMNCLRPAVGSALVAKGRMLRAGSRQIFARAELFTEDRLGNISLVATGETILVPFRDQDGDRDEE; this comes from the coding sequence ATGGAGCAGCGCGACCATTCCGACGCCGGCTTTGATCTCTGGCATCTCGCCGCCATCAATGCCTGGGCCAATTTCAATCTGTGCGCAGGCTTTGAAGTGGTTGCGGCCGCAAACGGTGAAGCTGAAATCCGCATGAAGTGGAACGACAGCTTCACGCAATATTCCGGACATCTCCACGCCGGCATGATCGCGGCGCTCCTCGACACGGCCTGCGGGTTCGCCGCGGCGACCGAGGTCGGTTCGGTGACCGCATCGCACTTCTCCATGAACTGCCTGAGGCCGGCGGTGGGCAGCGCTCTCGTTGCCAAGGGCAGAATGCTGCGCGCCGGGAGCAGGCAGATCTTTGCCCGGGCGGAACTCTTTACCGAGGACAGGCTTGGAAATATTTCCCTGGTCGCAACCGGCGAAACCATTCTCGTTCCCTTCCGTGACCAAGACGGTGACCGAGATGAGGAGTGA
- a CDS encoding SDR family oxidoreductase, translated as MPLTLVTGGTGHLGQDIVDRLVSCGHRVRVLARTPGSRSDVEWAVGDLVTGAGLREALQGVDTVINAATHSPIARRGGFRPVDFFRSPSAVDVEGTERLLSVSRDQSIRHFLHVSIVGLDEATLPYARVKLAGEKLVRSSTLSWSVVRAMPFYYLLDKLLARQAWLPAWPMPTTVFNPVDTSDVADYVVTCAFDGARGARAEIGGPEGLSLAEFARQYQHARGLHRKILPISLSQARARGMGFVVSQGVRGKLSWADWLRRQYPDVRRAA; from the coding sequence ATGCCATTGACGCTCGTTACCGGCGGCACGGGGCATTTGGGCCAGGACATCGTCGATCGCCTCGTCTCCTGCGGGCATCGCGTCCGCGTTCTTGCAAGAACGCCGGGCTCCCGATCAGACGTCGAATGGGCGGTCGGCGATCTCGTAACAGGCGCCGGCTTGAGGGAGGCGCTGCAAGGTGTCGACACCGTCATCAATGCAGCGACCCACTCGCCGATCGCGCGCCGCGGCGGCTTCAGGCCGGTGGATTTCTTCCGCTCTCCCTCCGCCGTCGACGTCGAGGGCACCGAGCGGCTTCTGTCGGTGTCGCGCGACCAATCGATCCGGCACTTTCTCCACGTCTCGATCGTCGGCCTCGACGAGGCGACGTTGCCCTATGCCCGCGTCAAGCTCGCCGGCGAAAAGCTCGTCCGCAGTTCCACGCTGTCATGGTCCGTCGTTCGCGCAATGCCGTTCTATTACCTGCTCGACAAGCTGCTCGCCCGCCAGGCCTGGCTTCCGGCCTGGCCCATGCCGACGACGGTGTTCAATCCGGTCGATACGTCTGATGTCGCCGACTACGTCGTGACCTGTGCCTTCGATGGTGCGCGTGGAGCGCGAGCGGAGATCGGCGGTCCCGAAGGCCTCAGCCTTGCCGAGTTCGCGCGCCAGTATCAGCACGCGCGTGGTCTCCACCGGAAGATCCTGCCGATATCATTGTCGCAAGCGCGAGCCCGCGGCATGGGATTTGTCGTCAGCCAGGGCGTGCGCGGCAAATTGTCCTGGGCGGATTGGCTGCGCCGGCAATATCCGGACGTCCGCCGCGCGGCTTGA
- a CDS encoding LON peptidase substrate-binding domain-containing protein codes for MPINIEYRGPGDLPEIIPVFPLPGALLLPRGQMPLNIFEPRYLSMVDDSLRDGHRLIGMIQPDVAHSPKNSDKPALFNVGCVGRITQLAESGDGRYILELTGIARFKVVQELEVLTSYRQCKVNFFAFTDDFTARKGEDAVDREALLVALADFLKANNLKVDWEGVESAPNEALVNALAMMSPYGPAEKQAMLEAPDLKTRAEILIAVTEMDLAKKRTSGDPPLQ; via the coding sequence ATGCCGATCAACATCGAATATCGCGGGCCCGGCGACCTTCCCGAGATCATCCCGGTGTTTCCGCTGCCCGGCGCGCTGCTCCTGCCGCGCGGGCAGATGCCGCTCAACATCTTCGAGCCGCGTTATCTGTCGATGGTCGACGACTCGCTTCGCGACGGCCATCGGCTGATCGGAATGATCCAGCCGGATGTCGCGCATTCGCCGAAGAATTCCGACAAGCCGGCGCTATTCAATGTCGGCTGCGTCGGCCGCATCACCCAGCTCGCCGAGTCCGGCGACGGCCGCTACATCCTCGAGCTCACCGGGATTGCGCGCTTCAAGGTGGTCCAGGAGCTCGAGGTGCTGACATCCTACCGACAGTGCAAGGTGAACTTCTTCGCCTTCACCGATGATTTCACCGCCCGCAAGGGCGAGGACGCGGTCGACCGCGAGGCGCTCCTGGTGGCGCTGGCCGACTTCCTGAAGGCCAACAACCTCAAGGTCGATTGGGAAGGCGTCGAGAGCGCGCCCAACGAGGCGCTGGTCAATGCGCTGGCGATGATGTCGCCCTATGGTCCGGCGGAAAAGCAGGCGATGCTGGAAGCGCCCGACCTCAAGACCCGCGCCGAAATCCTGATCGCCGTCACCGAGATGGATCTCGCCAAGAAGCGCACGAGCGGCGATCCGCCGCTGCAGTAG
- the trxA gene encoding thioredoxin, producing MTIIDQGNGAAGQAAPDLIKDTTTQTFVKDVIEESKRQPVLIDFWAEWCGPCKQLTPVLEKAVKAAKGKVKLVKMNIDQHPAIPGQMGIQSIPAVIAFVNGQPADGFMGAVPESQVNAFIERLTKGVTAPGEVNVAEIVKEADAVLTEGDVEAAAQIYAEALSHDATNIAALAGLAKCYVTSGAIEQAKQTLAMVPESKQGEAAVKAVQAAIDLAEQAESLGPVTELEQKVAANPLDHQARFDLATALNAQGNRAAATDQLLEIVRRDRKWNEDGARKQLIQFFEAWGGADDATVEGRKRLSTILFS from the coding sequence GTGACGATCATTGACCAGGGCAACGGAGCGGCGGGCCAGGCTGCGCCCGATCTGATCAAGGACACGACCACCCAGACCTTCGTGAAGGACGTCATCGAGGAATCGAAGCGCCAGCCGGTGCTGATCGACTTCTGGGCCGAGTGGTGCGGCCCATGCAAACAGCTGACCCCGGTGCTGGAAAAGGCCGTCAAGGCGGCCAAGGGCAAGGTCAAGCTGGTCAAGATGAACATCGACCAGCATCCGGCGATTCCGGGCCAGATGGGCATCCAGTCGATCCCGGCCGTGATCGCCTTCGTCAACGGCCAGCCGGCCGACGGCTTCATGGGCGCGGTGCCCGAGAGCCAGGTCAACGCCTTCATCGAGCGCCTGACCAAGGGCGTGACCGCGCCGGGCGAGGTCAATGTCGCAGAGATCGTGAAGGAAGCAGACGCCGTGCTCACTGAGGGCGACGTCGAGGCCGCCGCGCAGATCTATGCCGAGGCGCTGTCGCACGATGCGACCAACATCGCCGCGCTCGCGGGCCTCGCAAAATGCTACGTCACCTCGGGCGCCATCGAGCAGGCCAAGCAGACGCTCGCCATGGTGCCGGAGTCCAAGCAGGGCGAGGCCGCGGTGAAGGCGGTGCAGGCCGCGATCGATCTCGCCGAGCAGGCGGAATCGCTCGGACCGGTCACTGAACTGGAACAGAAGGTCGCTGCAAACCCGCTCGATCATCAGGCGCGGTTCGACCTCGCGACCGCGCTCAATGCGCAAGGCAACCGGGCGGCCGCGACCGACCAGCTGCTCGAGATCGTCAGGCGCGACCGTAAATGGAACGAGGATGGCGCACGCAAGCAGCTCATCCAGTTCTTCGAGGCCTGGGGCGGCGCGGATGATGCGACCGTCGAGGGACGCAAGCGGCTGTCGACGATCCTGTTTTCCTAA
- a CDS encoding helix-turn-helix domain-containing protein, whose protein sequence is MAKRRHSRFDCNPGCAVEAAISLIDGKWKCVILHHLLKGTARFNEIRRLVPALTPRILTHQLRDLEIDGLVIRTVYAQVPPKVEYSLSDLGRTLEPIIRALGTWGTEHMDLFQRQKPSHPVPDPQSTLAMNS, encoded by the coding sequence ATGGCGAAGCGCCGGCATTCCCGGTTCGACTGCAATCCGGGTTGCGCCGTGGAGGCTGCGATCAGCCTCATCGATGGCAAATGGAAGTGCGTGATCCTGCATCACCTGCTGAAGGGGACTGCACGGTTCAATGAAATTCGCCGGCTGGTTCCTGCCTTGACGCCTCGCATCCTCACGCACCAACTCCGTGATCTCGAGATCGACGGGCTGGTGATCCGGACGGTCTATGCGCAGGTGCCGCCGAAGGTGGAGTACAGCCTGTCGGACCTCGGCCGGACCCTTGAGCCGATTATTCGAGCATTGGGGACGTGGGGCACCGAGCACATGGATCTCTTTCAACGACAGAAACCGTCGCATCCTGTGCCGGACCCACAATCGACTCTTGCCATGAACTCGTGA
- a CDS encoding zinc-binding alcohol dehydrogenase family protein: MRAIGYQRPSPITDEASLVDIELPKPAPDGHDILVEVKAVSVNPVDYKVRRSTPPQGTDWKVLGWDAAGIVRAVGKDVTLFKPHDHVFYAGSIIRPGSNAEFHLVDERIVGPKPKTVDWAEAAALPLTAITAWEALFDRLDVKKMVRGAAPAILIVGGAGGVGSIAVQIARQLTDLTVIATASRPETREWVEHLGAHYVIDHSKPLAAEFATLGIGAPAFVFSTTQTGQHVKEIADLIAPQGRFGLIDDPGAFDIMLFKRKSVSIHHELMFTRPIYGTPDLAEQGLLLKDVSRLVDEGRLRTTLTKRLSPINAANLKTAHALLESGSARGKIVLEGFAIQG; the protein is encoded by the coding sequence ATGCGTGCAATTGGCTATCAAAGACCCTCGCCGATAACCGACGAAGCCTCCCTCGTTGACATCGAATTGCCCAAGCCTGCACCCGATGGGCATGACATTCTGGTCGAGGTGAAGGCCGTCTCCGTCAATCCCGTGGACTACAAGGTCCGTCGCAGTACGCCACCGCAAGGGACGGACTGGAAGGTTCTCGGCTGGGATGCTGCAGGTATCGTCCGAGCCGTCGGCAAGGACGTGACGCTTTTCAAACCGCACGACCATGTTTTTTACGCCGGCTCGATTATCCGGCCCGGCAGCAATGCCGAGTTTCACCTTGTCGATGAACGAATCGTCGGTCCCAAGCCCAAAACGGTGGACTGGGCTGAAGCCGCGGCTCTGCCGTTGACGGCGATCACGGCCTGGGAAGCTCTCTTTGACCGGCTCGACGTGAAGAAGATGGTCCGGGGGGCTGCTCCCGCCATTCTGATCGTCGGCGGTGCGGGCGGCGTTGGCTCGATCGCCGTCCAGATCGCCCGTCAGCTCACCGATCTGACCGTCATTGCGACCGCCTCTCGACCCGAGACGCGCGAATGGGTCGAGCACCTCGGCGCGCACTACGTGATTGATCATTCGAAGCCGCTTGCAGCGGAATTCGCGACGCTCGGCATCGGCGCGCCGGCGTTCGTGTTTTCCACGACGCAGACCGGGCAGCACGTCAAGGAGATTGCGGACCTGATCGCGCCACAGGGTCGCTTCGGATTGATCGACGATCCCGGTGCGTTCGACATCATGCTGTTCAAGCGCAAGTCGGTGTCGATCCACCACGAACTCATGTTCACTCGACCGATCTACGGCACGCCAGACCTGGCGGAGCAGGGCCTGCTGCTGAAGGACGTATCGCGTCTGGTTGACGAGGGCCGCCTGAGGACCACGCTCACCAAGCGCCTCTCGCCAATCAACGCGGCAAACCTGAAGACCGCCCATGCCTTGCTGGAAAGCGGCTCCGCCCGCGGCAAGATCGTGCTCGAGGGCTTTGCCATCCAAGGCTGA
- a CDS encoding heme-binding protein: MSNTTPSQKSIAMASINRDAAVALIDASIAAAKAIGIDAAVAVIDATGNLRAFERTDGAPFLTVDVAIDKAWTASSFGFPTHVWNDYVTKDPKVAPLAYRPRMVAVGGGYPIIENGKLIGGVGISGGTYQQDQDACVAALEKLGFEVPA; this comes from the coding sequence ATGAGCAACACCACGCCATCCCAGAAATCGATCGCGATGGCTTCGATCAATCGTGACGCGGCCGTGGCCCTGATCGACGCATCGATCGCCGCTGCCAAGGCAATCGGCATCGACGCAGCCGTCGCGGTGATCGACGCGACCGGAAACCTCCGGGCCTTCGAGCGGACCGACGGCGCGCCGTTTCTCACCGTCGATGTCGCCATAGATAAGGCATGGACCGCTTCATCCTTCGGCTTTCCGACGCATGTCTGGAACGATTATGTGACCAAAGACCCGAAGGTCGCCCCGCTTGCGTATCGACCCCGGATGGTTGCCGTCGGGGGCGGATATCCTATCATCGAGAATGGCAAGCTGATCGGCGGCGTCGGCATTTCCGGCGGCACCTATCAGCAGGATCAGGACGCATGCGTAGCGGCGCTGGAGAAGCTGGGTTTCGAGGTTCCCGCTTGA